The Lycium ferocissimum isolate CSIRO_LF1 chromosome 10, AGI_CSIRO_Lferr_CH_V1, whole genome shotgun sequence genome window below encodes:
- the LOC132033180 gene encoding cytokinin dehydrogenase 5 has protein sequence MATKLLLTLAICRLIVTVGFTFNPNELLRLGLDGNLSSAPADLETASVDFGGLYRAEPMVVLHPARAEDVVRLVRAAYDSARGFTVSARGHGHSINGQAMTTNGVVVQMNGSKNKLLTTTKVSEKFMYADVWGGELWIDVLTSTLEYGLAPKSWTDYLYLTVGGTLSNAGISGQAFNHGPQISNVHELDVVTGKGELLTCSEKENSELFQAVLGGLGQFGIITRARIALEQAPQRVRWIRVLYSNFSTFTQDQEYLISLDGKPASQKFDYVEGFVIVDEGLINNWRSSFFSPSNPVKVSSLKAEGGVLYCLEITKNYLLSNADIVDQAIEILLKKLNYIPASVFTTDLPYVDFLDRVHKAELKLRSKGLWEVPHPWLNLFVPKSKIAEFDKGVFKGILGNKTSGPILIYPMNKNKWDERSSVVTPEEDVFYLVAFLRSALENGDETQTLDYLSNQNYEILKFCEDARINVKQYLPHYTNQREWRDHFGEKYWTRFQQRKIEFDPRHILATGQKIFMPSFNPNTASW, from the exons ATGGCTACTAAATTATTGTTAACATTAGCAATATGTCGACTTATTGTTACCGTGGGATTTACTTTTAACCCCAATGAGCTTTTACGGCTCGGCTTAGACGGGAACCTCAGCTCAGCTCCAGCTGATTTAGAAACCGCCTCGGTCGACTTCGGCGGGCTATATAGAGCCGAGCCGATGGTGGTTCTTCACCCGGCTAGAGCCGAGGACGTAGTGCGGCTCGTAAGAGCAGCGTACGACTCGGCTCGTGGGTTCACTGTCTCGGCTAGAGGACACGGCCATTCTATAAATGGTCAAGCTATGACAACAAATGGAGTTGTTGTTCAAATGAACGGTTCGAAAAATAAGTTGTTGACTACGACTAAGGTTTCGGAGAAATTCATGTACGCTGATGTTTGGGGTGGAGAGTTATGGATAGATGTGTTGACGTCCACGTTAGAATATGGACTTGCGCCGAAATCATGGACTGATTATTTGTATTTGACTGTGGGTGGTACTCTCTCTAATGCTGGTATTAGTGGTCAGGCTTTCAATCATGGCCCTCAAATTAGCAATGTCCATGAActtgatgttgttacag GTAAGGGTGAGCTATTGACatgttcagaaaaagaaaactcTGAGCTGTTTCAAGCCGTTCTTGGTGGATTAGGACAATTTGGGATCATAACAAGGGCAAGAATTGCGCTTGAACAAGCTCCTCAAAGG GTGAGATGGATCCGAGTTCTATATTCAAATTTTTCGACATTTACCCAAGACCAAGAGTATTTAATATCTTTAGATGGAAAACCAGCTTCACAAAAATTTGATTATGTGGAAGGATTTGTTATAGTTGATGAAGGCCTAATCAACAATTGGagatcttctttcttttctccaagtAACCCTGTGAAGGTTTCTTCTCTGAAGGCTGAAGGAGGAGTTTTATATTGCTTAGAAATCACCAAAAATTATCTCCTTTCAAATGCTGATATCGTTGATCAG GCGATAGAGATTTTGTTGAAAAAGCTAAATTATATACCAGCTTCAGTGTTCACAACGGACCTTCCTTACGTGGATTTCTTGGACCGGGTTCACAAGGCCGAGTTGAAACTCCGGTCTAAAGGGTTGTGGGAAGTGCCACACCCATGGCTAAACTTATTTGTACCAAAATCAAAAATTGCAGAGTTCGATAAAGGAGTGTTTAAGGGCATTTTGGGGAATAAGACTAGTGGTCCCATACTCATCTACCCTATGAACAAGAACAA GTGGGACGAGAGGAGTTCGGTGGTAACACCAGAAGAGGATGTGTTTTACTTAGTCGCATTTCTGAGGTCGGCATTGGAAAATGGTGATGAGACACAAACGTTGGATTACCTCAGCAATCAAAATTACGAAATATTGAAGTTTTGTGAAGATGCAAGGATAAATGTGAAACAATATTTGCCTCATTATACAAATCAACGAGAATGGAGGGAccattttggagaaaaatattgGACAAGATTTCAGCAAAGGAAAATAGAGTTTGACCCAAGACATATTTTAGCCACCGGCCAAAAGATTTTCATGCCTTCTTTTAATCCTAATACTGCCTCCTGGTGA
- the LOC132033181 gene encoding probable ubiquitin-conjugating enzyme E2 18, whose protein sequence is MSSPSASSRKALSKIACNRLQKELVEWQVNPPAGFKHKATDNLQRWIIEVNGAPGTLYANEMYQLQVDFPEHYPMEAPQVVFIPPAPLHPHIYSNGHICLDILYDSWSPAMTVSSICISILSMLSSSPAKQRPADNDRYVKNCKNGRSPKETRWWFHDDKV, encoded by the exons ATGTCTAGCCCTTCTGCTTCATCTCGCAAG GCTTTGAGCAAGATCGCTTGTAATCGGTTACAGAAAGAGCTTGTGGAATGGCAGGTTAATCCACCTGCTGGATTTAAACACAAAGCTACTGATAATCTTCAAAG ATGGATAATTGAAGTCAATGGGGCACCTGGAACTTTgtatgcaaatgagatgtatCAACTTCAGGTTGATTTCCCTGAGCATTACCCTATGGAAGCCCCTCAA GTTGTTTTTATCCCTCCTGCTCCATTGCATCCTCACATTTATAGCAATGGGCATATCTGTTTAG ATATCCTGTACGATTCATGGTCCCCTGCCATGACTGTTAGTTCCATCTGCATCAGCATTCTCTCAATGCTGTCTAGCTCACCTGCGAAG CAACGTCCTGCTGACAATGATCGCTACGTGAAGAACTGCAAAAATGGCAGGTCTCCCAAGGAGACGAGATGGTGGTTCCATGACGATAAAGTGTAG
- the LOC132033182 gene encoding uncharacterized protein LOC132033182: MLIRRYNPMMSMLPSSSSIVTPFPRQFLRCPLPIFTQSFKPHLIIPSLLCTVPRDFTLSFYSSNTAQTSNIDTPDELHHQLSNPKQGPLKPGLYLVGTPIGNLEDITLRALRVLKSADVILSEDTRHSGKLLHYYNIKTPLLSYHKFNESQRAQMVLRKLQDGEIVALISDAGTPGISDPGMELAKLCAEKNILVVPIPGPSAVVTALSASGLPTHEFSFVGFLPKHNTSRRERLILSANESATQIFFIPPHKLSQFLEEAAAIFGESRQCVMAREMTKVHEEFWRGTIGEAKEAYLAHQPKGEITFLIEGKSISIDESPSESQLENELRELISEGHSLSMAVKLVASGKLLKRKAIYSLALRKFGGQVESEDE, from the exons ATGCTAATACGGCGTTATAATCCCATGATGTCTATGTTACCTTCCTCTTCCTCCATCGTTACCCCATTTCCCAGACAGTTTTTGAGATGCCCTCTTCCAATATTCACTCAATCTTTCAAACCCCACTTAATAATACCTTCACTCCTTTGTACTGTCCCTAGAGATTTCACCCTTTCATTCTATTCTTCTAACACTGCTCAAACCTCCAATATTGACACCCCTGATGAACTGCACCATCAGCTATCAAATCCTAAACAA GGCCCTTTGAAACCAGGTTTATATCTAGTAGGAACCCCAATTGGCAATCTTGAAGATATTACTCTCAG GGCTTTGCGAGTCTTGAAATCAGCAGATGTGATTCTTTCGGAAGATACAAGGCATTCCGGGAAATTGCTACACTATTACAACATTAAAACTCCTCTT CTTAGTTATCACAAGTTTAATGAGTCTCAAAGAGCTCAAATGGTGCTGAGGAAACTACAAGATGGTGAAATTGTTGCCCTGATTAGTGATGCTGGCACACCTGGCATTAGTGATCCTGGAATGGAACTG GCTAAGCTGTGCGCGGAGAAAAATATACTTGTTGTTCCCATTCCCGGGCCTTCTGCTGTGGTAACTGCTCTTTCGGCCTCTGGCTTACCTACTCATGAGTTCTCATTTG TTGGTTTTCTTCCAAAGCATAATACTTCGAGGAGAGAGAGGCTGATACTTTCAGCAAATGAAtcagccacacaaattttcttCATTCCACCTCACAAGCTTTCTCAATTTCTTGAAGAGGCTGCTGCTATATTTGGTGAGAGTAG GCAGTGTGTCATGGCTCGGGAGATGACCAAAGTTCATGAGGAG TTCTGGCGTGGCACTATCGGCGAAGCAAAAGAGGCATACTTGGCACACCAACCGAAGGGTGAAATTACTTTCTTGATTGAAGGCAAATCGATCAGTATAGATGAGAGTCCATCAGAGTCCCAGCTGGAGAATGAGTTGAGAGAGCTGATTTCGGAGGGACATTCTCTTTCTATG GCCGTCAAGTTGGTAGCAAGTGGAAAGTTGCTGAAACGAAAAGCAATATATTCTCTTGCATTGAGGAAATTCGGAGGGCAAGTAGAATCAGAGGATGAATAG
- the LOC132033183 gene encoding BEL1-like homeodomain protein 3, which translates to MSAYYSNLSNQRDVLPMSFSPDQKFASYQSTGQVSYSELPAQNYGEIQTMRGKDEMLFIPPTSESGGMQPISNFLENSVLMDPRSFPIKQLLVPNGEQSLQNQGLSLSLGTQVPPSLHVYSYQDDYTNSSLSSLVGTHVLHSEQGSQNKESKVSEYLSFDLAGGTRAANNPQSSMSLREMNSGARPHVGSGAAAAIYNSKYLKAAQDLLDEVVNVHEALKQSDKLRNFNLLGQDRSEEADLKSSCSATGVSGDQNNSTKAELSPTERQDLESKMTKLFSMLDEVDRRYKEYYQQMQVVVSSFEMVAGLGAAKPYTSLALKTISRQFRCLRDAIKKQIQVTRRSLGEQGDSQGERLYRLRYVDQQLRQQRSLQQFGMMRQPWRPQRGLPETAVSVLRAWLFEHFLHPYPKDSEKIMLARQTGLTRSQVANWFINARVRLWKPMIEDMYKEEFGVVAEAGSGASPEGLPVDSKEKSIAENTGEDIPESFGEESSNVVTNVQNNSFTTKFSFQDGAYEHEKIDCGSSKLQSEQIPITHSFGPKPTSDGSIIGAVNTYHPSMLGDMMGNQVSLALRLQNSQMDQQAMSGRPQLREDEKADSTLDISKGEYYYIDPVNQQERFSGTHLLSDFVV; encoded by the exons ATGTCTGCTTACTATTCAAATTTGTCCAATCAAAGAGATGTCTTGCCAATGTCTTTTTCGCCAGACCAGAAATTTGCTTCTTATCAGTCAACTGGTCAAGTCTCATACTCGGAGTTGCCTGCTCAGAACTATGGTGAAATTCAAACAATGAGAGGTAAAGATGAAATGTTATTCATTCCACCAACCAGTGAATCGGGAGGTATGCAACCAATTAGCAACTTTTTGGAGAATTCAGTTCTGATGGATCCCCGTTCTTTTCCAATAAAACAACTTCTTGTGCCTAACGGTGAACAAAGCCTTCAAAATCAAGGATTATCTCTTAGTTTGGGTACGCAAGTTCCTCCTTCGCTTCATGTGTATTCATATCAAGATGACTATACGAATTCCAGTCTATCTTCTCTGGTGGGCACTCACGTTCTGCACTCAGAGCAGGGATCTCAAAACAAGGAATCTAAAGTTTCCGAATACTTGTCATTTGATTTAGCTGGAGGAACTAGAGCTGCAAATAATCCCCAAAGCTCCATGAGCCTCAGAGAAATGAATTCTGGTGCACGTCCGCATGTAGGATCAGGAGCTGCAGCAGCTATTTACAATTCCAAATATCTAAAGGCTGCTCAAGATTTGCTTGATGAAGTAGTTAATGTTCATGAAGCTCTAAAACAATCAGATAAACTACGTAACTTCAATTTGCTTGGCCAAGATCGCTCTGAAGAAGCTGATCTGAAATCTAGTTGTTCTGCTACTGGTGTATCTGGTGACCAGAATAATTCAACTAAAGCTGAACTTTCACCTACAGAGCGACAAGATCTTGAGAGCAAGATGACAAAACTCttttcgatgttagacgag gTGGACAGGAGATACAAAGAATATTATCAGCAGATGCAAGTAGTGGTATCTTCATTTGAGATGGTTGCTGGACTTGGTGCCGCTAAACCATACACATCACTTGCCCTTAAGACCATATCCCGCCAGTTCCGCTGCTTGAGGGATGCAATCAAGAAGCAGATTCAAGTTACTCGTCGAAGCTTAGGAGAGCAAGGTGATAGTCAAGGGGAAAGATTATATCGTCTCCGTTATGTTGACCAGCAATTGAGGCAGCAAAGGTCCCTTCAGCAATTTGGTATGATGCGCCAGCCTTGGAGGCCACAGAGGGGCCTGCCAGAGACTGCTGTTTCAGTCCTTCGTGCTTGGCTTTTTGAACATTTCCTCCATCC CTACCCAAAAGATTCTGAGAAAATCATGCTGGCAAGGCAGACAGGTTTAACGAGAAGTCAG GTGGCGAATTGGTTCATAAATGCTCGTGTGCGCCTTTGGAAGCCCATGATTGAGGATATGTACAAGGAGGAGTTTGGTGTTGTGGCAGAAGCAGGATCTGGTGCTTCACCAGAAGGATTACCGGTTGACTCCAAAGAAAAGTCAATAGCTGAAAACACAGGAGAAGATATTCCGGAAagctttggagaagagtcaaGTAACGTTGTTACTAATGtacaaaataattcatttacAACCAAATTTAGCTTTCAAGACGGTGCTTATGAACATGAGAAGATTGATTGTGGATCAAGTAAGTTGCAGAGCGAACAAATTCCCATTACTCACAGCTTTGGTCCAAAACCGACTAGTGATGGAAGCATCATCGGTGCTGTTAATACATACCATCCTTCCATGTTGGGTGATATGATGGGAAATCAAGTATCACTTGCTCTACGTCTGCAAAATAGTCAAATGGACCAGCAGGCAATGTCTGGTAGGCCACAGTTAAGAGAGGACGAGAAGGCGGATTCTACATTGGACATTAGCAAAGGAGAGTATTACTATATTGATCCAGTAAACCAGCAAGAAAGGTTTTCAGGCACTCATCTGCTATCCGATTTTGTAGTGTAA